A window of Akkermansia muciniphila contains these coding sequences:
- a CDS encoding thymidylate synthase, whose translation MKQYLALLEDVLTNGVGREDRTGTGTIGVFGRQSRYDLRDGFPCLTTKKLHLRSIIYELLWFLKGETNIKFLKDNGVTIWDEWADGNGELGPVYGAQWRCWPGNDGKPIDQIARLIDGLKNNPWSRRHIVSAWNVALVDDMALPPCHSLFQFCVIPAQPGEGKHGLSLQLYQRSADLFLGVPFNIASYALLLLMVAQVCGYEAREFIHTFGDLHLYRNHLDQAREQLSRTPRPLPVMKLNPEVKTIDGFRYEDFELVGYDPLPHIKAPISV comes from the coding sequence ATGAAACAGTATTTGGCACTTTTGGAGGATGTCCTGACCAACGGGGTGGGGAGGGAAGACCGTACCGGAACGGGCACCATCGGCGTGTTCGGGCGGCAGAGCAGGTATGACCTGCGCGACGGTTTTCCGTGCCTGACCACCAAGAAGCTCCATCTGCGCTCCATCATTTACGAACTGCTCTGGTTCCTGAAAGGGGAGACCAACATCAAGTTCCTGAAAGACAACGGCGTTACCATCTGGGATGAATGGGCTGACGGGAACGGGGAACTGGGCCCCGTATACGGCGCGCAATGGCGCTGCTGGCCGGGGAACGACGGCAAGCCCATTGACCAGATTGCCAGACTGATTGACGGCCTTAAAAACAATCCATGGTCCCGGCGCCACATCGTCAGCGCGTGGAACGTGGCCCTGGTGGATGACATGGCGCTTCCTCCGTGTCATTCCCTGTTCCAGTTCTGCGTGATTCCGGCCCAGCCGGGGGAAGGGAAGCACGGGCTTTCCCTCCAGCTTTACCAGCGCAGCGCGGACCTGTTCCTGGGAGTTCCCTTCAATATAGCCTCCTACGCTTTGCTTTTGCTCATGGTGGCGCAGGTATGCGGGTATGAGGCGCGGGAATTCATCCATACCTTCGGGGACCTGCACCTGTACCGGAACCATCTGGACCAGGCGCGGGAACAGCTCTCCCGCACGCCCCGCCCTCTGCCGGTCATGAAGCTCAACCCGGAGGTGAAAACCATTGACGGGTTCCGGTATGAAGACTTTGAACTCGTGGGGTATGATCCCCTGCCGCACATCAAGGCGCCCATTTCCGTCTAG
- a CDS encoding pyruvate carboxylase subunit B, with translation MNPVTFNCTVLRDGHQSLAATRMKTEDMLPIAPILDSMGFSALETWGGATIDAGLRFLKEWPFDRLDALKKAAPKTPHMMLLRGQNIVGYTNYADDVVEAFVAMSAKHGMNIFRIFDCVNDPRNMETSIRAAKKAGAQAHGTICYTTSPVHTTQSFVDMGRELADMGADAIVIKDMAGLIPPYVTNELVTALKKDLNIPVWIHTHDTAGLGASTYLSAIDAGVDACDVSISPFANGTGQPDCLRMLALLNGNPRKPDYDTDKLIEVSEMLKPVYDSLGKFTSHRNEVVDSDTLRYQVPGGMLSNFRTQLKEQGMEDKFEEVFAEIPVVRKALGWIPLVTPTSQIVGVQSMLNVKFGRWKNITPQAADIALGYYGRTPAPVDPEVQKLCAEKMGKEPITCRPADLIKPGMEDLRKKLAEKGLPTDDEHCVIYAMFPQQVEDFYKKPEPKEEAPVQVNTAPAAAPAAAAPSMTVIDNGITAQVSGPSSSRDLTIVINGQSHSVKVERIG, from the coding sequence ATGAATCCTGTTACATTCAATTGTACCGTTCTGCGCGACGGGCACCAGTCCCTGGCAGCTACCCGCATGAAGACGGAAGACATGCTGCCCATCGCCCCCATTCTGGACTCCATGGGCTTCAGCGCCCTGGAAACCTGGGGCGGCGCCACCATCGACGCCGGACTGCGCTTTTTGAAGGAGTGGCCCTTTGACCGCCTGGACGCCCTGAAGAAGGCCGCCCCCAAGACGCCGCACATGATGCTCCTGCGCGGCCAGAACATCGTGGGCTACACCAACTACGCGGACGACGTGGTGGAAGCCTTCGTGGCCATGAGCGCCAAGCACGGCATGAACATCTTCCGCATTTTCGACTGCGTGAACGATCCGCGCAACATGGAAACCTCCATCCGCGCCGCCAAGAAGGCCGGAGCCCAGGCCCACGGCACCATCTGTTACACCACCTCCCCCGTGCACACCACGCAGAGCTTCGTGGACATGGGCCGGGAACTGGCGGACATGGGCGCGGACGCCATCGTCATCAAGGACATGGCCGGCCTCATCCCCCCCTACGTGACCAATGAACTGGTCACCGCCCTGAAGAAGGACCTGAACATCCCCGTCTGGATCCACACGCATGACACCGCGGGCCTCGGCGCCTCCACCTACCTCAGCGCCATTGACGCCGGGGTGGACGCGTGCGACGTCTCCATCTCCCCCTTCGCCAACGGCACGGGCCAGCCGGACTGCCTGCGCATGCTCGCCCTGCTGAACGGCAATCCCCGCAAGCCGGATTACGACACGGACAAGCTCATTGAGGTGTCCGAAATGCTCAAGCCCGTTTACGACAGCCTGGGCAAGTTCACCTCCCACCGCAACGAAGTGGTGGACTCCGACACGCTCCGCTACCAGGTGCCCGGCGGCATGCTCTCCAACTTCCGCACCCAGCTCAAGGAACAGGGCATGGAAGACAAGTTTGAAGAAGTGTTCGCGGAAATCCCCGTGGTCCGCAAGGCCCTGGGCTGGATTCCTCTGGTCACCCCTACCTCCCAGATTGTGGGCGTGCAGTCCATGCTGAACGTAAAGTTCGGCCGCTGGAAGAACATCACTCCCCAGGCGGCGGACATTGCCCTGGGCTACTACGGCCGCACCCCGGCCCCAGTGGACCCGGAAGTGCAGAAGCTCTGCGCGGAAAAGATGGGCAAGGAACCGATCACCTGCCGTCCGGCGGACCTGATCAAGCCCGGCATGGAAGACCTACGCAAGAAGCTCGCGGAAAAGGGACTGCCTACGGACGACGAACACTGCGTCATTTACGCCATGTTCCCGCAGCAGGTGGAAGACTTCTACAAGAAGCCGGAACCGAAGGAAGAAGCCCCCGTGCAGGTGAACACCGCTCCTGCCGCAGCTCCCGCAGCCGCTGCGCCGTCCATGACCGTCATCGACAACGGCATCACCGCCCAGGTGAGCGGTCCCTCCAGTTCCCGTGACCTGACCATCGTCATCAACGGCCAGTCCCACTCCGTGAAGGTGGAACGCATCGGCTAA
- a CDS encoding DEAD/DEAH box helicase codes for MENTAAFFEQKTNARPMIYAYEDANYPGCLKVGYTTVDVATRVAQQYPTLRPEGDKPYRIVFAEPALYEDGGSFTDHDIHRMLKKKQVEHVGGEWFRCKEKDVRAAWLAVRTRTANTENRTRDFAMRPEQAEAVERTRSYFMAERADGRTPRFLWNAKMRFGKTFAAYHLARQLNVRRVLILTFKPAVQTAWKEDLETHRDFEGWQFIFREKGPDALPIDAQYRKADAGRPIVCFGSFQDFLGVNKETGGIKPQHEWVREINWDLVIFDEYHFGAWKENARALFLMEDEEEEYTAALSDNSGNTCNEQDLPITADGYLYLSGTPFRALNSGEFIEEQIYNWTYSDEQRAKDAWQGEENPYAALPRMVLLTYRIPDDIRQIALEGEFNEFDLNSFFQAKGKGREARFTHEEHVQKWLNLIRGAHHATATDELKLGGKKPPMPYSDTRLMGLLNHTLWFLPDVAACHAMNNLLQQRQNTFYHDYTVIVCAGMEAGTGADALQPVLEAMGGNPLESKTITLSCGKLTTGVTVKPWAGIFMLRNLSSPETYFQAAFRVQSPWTVDGEQSKKEIVKKNCYVFDFALNRALKQISDYSCRLNTNPGNPETKVKEFINFLPVLAYDGSAMKKVEAAEILDMAMAGTSATLLARRWESALLVNVDNATLQRLLASREAMDALMSIEGFRNLNSDIKTIINKSDAVKGTRREKDKLTPKEKKDLSQEEKEIKSLRKQVQQKLIKFAARIPIFMYLSDFREYCLKDVITQLEPHLFRKVTGLTEKDFELLVSLNLFNEALMNDAVYKFKRYEDASLVYTGINRHADENVGLYATILTREDYELMAGVQQDSMTGTAAEEAPFAPTADNLDACQAEEDDEEAEAPLTPRPSIRKGMAVTHREYGTGTVVKLDEAAGRITIKFGGEKKLFPYPRSLEQGKLTPVER; via the coding sequence ATGGAAAATACTGCCGCGTTTTTTGAACAAAAAACGAATGCGCGTCCGATGATTTATGCCTATGAGGACGCCAACTACCCCGGTTGCCTGAAAGTGGGTTACACTACAGTGGACGTAGCGACACGGGTGGCTCAACAGTATCCCACGCTGAGGCCGGAGGGCGACAAACCCTACCGGATTGTCTTTGCAGAACCTGCGCTGTATGAAGACGGGGGGAGCTTTACGGACCACGATATTCACCGAATGCTGAAAAAAAAGCAGGTGGAACACGTGGGAGGAGAATGGTTCCGTTGTAAGGAAAAAGATGTAAGAGCAGCATGGCTGGCGGTGCGGACCCGGACAGCCAATACGGAAAACCGCACCCGGGATTTTGCCATGAGGCCAGAGCAGGCGGAAGCCGTGGAGAGAACCCGAAGTTATTTTATGGCAGAACGGGCGGACGGACGCACCCCGCGCTTTCTTTGGAATGCAAAAATGCGCTTTGGCAAGACCTTTGCCGCCTACCATCTGGCACGGCAATTAAACGTTAGGCGTGTGCTCATCCTGACCTTTAAGCCCGCGGTGCAGACCGCCTGGAAGGAAGACCTGGAAACGCACCGGGATTTTGAAGGCTGGCAGTTCATCTTCCGTGAAAAAGGGCCGGATGCCCTTCCCATTGACGCACAATACCGAAAGGCGGACGCTGGACGGCCCATCGTTTGCTTTGGCTCCTTTCAGGATTTTCTGGGGGTGAATAAAGAGACGGGCGGCATCAAGCCCCAGCATGAATGGGTGAGGGAAATCAACTGGGATCTGGTCATCTTTGATGAATATCACTTTGGAGCGTGGAAGGAGAACGCCAGAGCCCTGTTTCTGATGGAAGATGAGGAAGAAGAGTACACTGCTGCGCTGAGCGACAACAGCGGCAATACCTGTAATGAACAGGATCTGCCAATCACGGCAGATGGGTACCTTTACCTCTCTGGCACACCGTTCCGGGCCCTGAACTCCGGGGAGTTTATTGAAGAACAAATCTACAACTGGACTTATTCTGACGAACAACGTGCCAAGGACGCTTGGCAGGGAGAAGAGAACCCGTACGCCGCCTTGCCGCGCATGGTACTGCTCACCTACCGCATACCGGATGACATCAGGCAGATCGCCCTAGAAGGAGAGTTTAATGAGTTTGACCTGAACAGCTTTTTCCAGGCAAAAGGCAAAGGGCGTGAAGCCCGCTTTACCCATGAAGAACACGTGCAGAAGTGGCTCAACCTGATCCGCGGCGCCCATCATGCCACGGCGACGGATGAACTGAAGCTGGGCGGCAAAAAGCCCCCGATGCCCTACTCAGACACCCGGCTGATGGGGTTGCTTAACCATACCCTGTGGTTCCTGCCGGACGTGGCAGCCTGCCACGCCATGAACAACCTGCTGCAACAACGTCAAAATACCTTTTACCATGACTATACCGTCATTGTCTGCGCCGGGATGGAGGCCGGAACGGGTGCGGACGCCCTACAGCCCGTACTGGAGGCCATGGGCGGCAATCCGCTGGAAAGTAAAACCATTACGCTCTCTTGCGGTAAACTGACCACGGGCGTTACCGTAAAGCCATGGGCAGGCATCTTCATGCTGCGCAACCTCTCCAGCCCGGAAACTTACTTCCAGGCCGCCTTCCGGGTGCAAAGCCCGTGGACGGTGGACGGTGAACAGAGTAAGAAAGAAATCGTTAAGAAGAACTGTTACGTCTTTGACTTTGCTCTGAACCGTGCCCTCAAACAAATCTCTGACTACAGCTGCCGCCTGAATACAAACCCGGGTAATCCGGAAACCAAGGTGAAGGAGTTCATCAACTTCCTTCCCGTGCTGGCCTACGACGGCAGCGCCATGAAAAAGGTGGAGGCCGCGGAAATACTAGATATGGCCATGGCAGGCACCAGCGCCACTCTGCTGGCCAGACGTTGGGAAAGCGCCCTGCTGGTCAATGTGGATAACGCTACTCTGCAACGTTTGCTTGCCAGCCGGGAAGCTATGGATGCCCTAATGAGCATTGAAGGCTTCCGCAACCTGAACAGCGACATTAAAACCATTATTAACAAATCCGACGCCGTCAAAGGAACACGTAGAGAAAAAGACAAGCTGACGCCGAAGGAAAAGAAAGACCTCTCGCAGGAAGAAAAGGAAATCAAATCCCTGCGCAAGCAGGTACAGCAAAAGCTGATCAAGTTTGCCGCCAGAATTCCCATCTTCATGTATTTGTCAGACTTCCGGGAATACTGCCTGAAGGATGTGATCACCCAACTGGAACCACACCTGTTCCGGAAGGTAACCGGGCTGACGGAAAAAGATTTTGAACTGCTCGTCAGCCTGAACCTCTTTAATGAAGCTTTAATGAATGATGCTGTGTACAAGTTCAAACGGTATGAAGACGCCAGTCTGGTTTATACGGGCATCAATCGTCATGCGGATGAAAACGTGGGTCTGTACGCCACCATCCTGACCCGGGAAGACTATGAATTGATGGCTGGTGTTCAGCAAGATTCCATGACCGGCACCGCGGCGGAAGAAGCCCCTTTTGCTCCAACGGCAGACAACCTCGACGCCTGCCAGGCAGAAGAGGATGACGAGGAAGCGGAAGCCCCGCTCACACCACGCCCGAGCATCCGCAAAGGCATGGCCGTTACCCACCGGGAATACGGCACAGGTACCGTGGTAAAGTTGGATGAAGCCGCTGGTCGAATTACCATAAAGTTTGGAGGAGAAAAAAAACTCTTCCCCTACCCGCGCAGCCTGGAACAAGGCAAACTAACCCCGGTTGAGAGGTAA
- a CDS encoding dihydrofolate reductase encodes MSQPVTYTGVVAMAPGRGIGYRGALPWRLPDDLKIFKRITTGHPVLMGRKTYESIGKPLPDRQNIVLTRDPAWTAQGVQVIHSVEELEQLELMDPEVMVIGGAEIFSLMMPFMSRMWVSKVKDEYPADTFLPPFEDKLEHASLKERFEGFDLYLYE; translated from the coding sequence ATGTCACAGCCCGTTACTTACACAGGAGTAGTCGCCATGGCCCCCGGCCGCGGCATTGGCTACCGGGGAGCGTTGCCCTGGCGACTGCCGGACGACCTCAAGATCTTCAAGCGCATCACGACGGGACATCCCGTGCTGATGGGCCGCAAGACTTATGAGAGCATCGGGAAGCCGCTCCCCGACAGGCAGAACATTGTGCTCACCCGTGACCCCGCCTGGACGGCGCAAGGGGTGCAGGTGATCCATTCCGTGGAGGAACTGGAACAGTTGGAACTGATGGACCCGGAGGTCATGGTCATCGGCGGGGCGGAAATCTTTTCCCTCATGATGCCGTTCATGTCCCGCATGTGGGTCTCCAAAGTGAAGGATGAATACCCGGCGGATACGTTCCTCCCGCCGTTTGAGGACAAGCTGGAGCATGCCTCCCTGAAGGAACGGTTTGAAGGCTTTGACCTGTATTTGTACGAATAG
- the cls gene encoding cardiolipin synthase — MRHFSTISSLKSQPFHRFPPFSPLRIFSGFRSMIIPEEPYLGFAALCHIAGAFCLIPALLHTRTPQGTIAWLISLLAFPYIAVPFYLILGRRRFSGYVETRRKQTDPESSWGELTDKITNCMTPYAVQAADAPGKIMHTLSDIVRLPVCRGNSCRLLIDADHAFPRIYDAIMNAEHYILIEFFIIKNDSVGQNLKDLLIERARAGIRIYMLYDEIGSHKLPPGYISALRKEGVNIEPFNGKRHFLSNILRLNFRNHRKLVVVDGATAFIGGMNIGREYLGKGSLGYWRDTFVQLEGPSVQQTQISFLEDWNWAMLKSGPSSLPCLCWEITPQREDETVLMLPSGPADVIPAWKTAIIALANRARERLWIATPYFVPDEGVMAALQAAALRNVDVRILRPERADHILVKLSSFTFLRDLDTYGIQVWAYQKGFLHQKVILMDDDIATVGTANLDNRSLALNFEITAVIHSPAVCAEVKEMLEKDFASSKKESLEDYNNKSLGFKMLCNLARLMAPVQ; from the coding sequence ATGCGCCACTTTAGTACCATCTCCAGCCTCAAAAGCCAGCCTTTTCACCGCTTCCCGCCGTTTTCCCCCCTCCGCATCTTTTCCGGTTTCCGTTCCATGATCATCCCTGAAGAGCCATACTTGGGATTTGCCGCCCTCTGCCACATTGCAGGCGCCTTCTGCCTCATTCCGGCCCTGCTCCACACGCGTACGCCGCAGGGAACCATCGCGTGGCTGATTTCCCTGCTGGCCTTTCCATATATAGCGGTTCCCTTTTACCTGATTCTGGGGCGGCGCAGGTTCAGCGGGTATGTGGAAACGCGGCGGAAGCAGACGGACCCCGAATCCTCCTGGGGGGAACTGACGGATAAAATCACGAACTGCATGACCCCGTATGCCGTCCAGGCCGCCGATGCGCCCGGAAAAATCATGCACACCCTTTCCGACATCGTGCGGCTGCCCGTATGCCGCGGCAATTCCTGCCGCCTGCTCATTGACGCGGACCACGCCTTCCCGCGCATTTACGACGCCATCATGAACGCGGAGCATTACATCCTGATTGAGTTCTTCATTATCAAGAACGATTCCGTGGGCCAGAACCTGAAAGACCTGCTGATTGAACGGGCCAGGGCCGGCATCCGCATCTACATGCTTTATGATGAAATCGGCTCCCACAAGCTCCCTCCCGGCTACATTTCCGCCCTGAGGAAGGAGGGCGTGAACATTGAGCCTTTCAACGGAAAACGCCACTTCCTGAGCAACATCCTGCGGCTGAACTTCCGCAACCACCGGAAACTGGTGGTGGTGGACGGGGCCACCGCCTTCATCGGCGGCATGAACATCGGGCGGGAGTACCTGGGCAAGGGATCCCTGGGCTACTGGCGGGACACGTTTGTGCAGCTGGAAGGCCCCTCCGTCCAGCAGACGCAGATCAGCTTCCTGGAAGACTGGAACTGGGCCATGCTGAAATCCGGCCCCTCCTCCCTGCCCTGCCTGTGCTGGGAAATTACGCCCCAGCGGGAGGATGAGACCGTGCTGATGCTTCCTTCCGGCCCGGCGGACGTCATCCCCGCCTGGAAAACCGCGATCATCGCCCTGGCGAACAGAGCACGGGAAAGGCTCTGGATAGCCACCCCCTACTTCGTCCCGGACGAAGGGGTCATGGCCGCCCTCCAGGCCGCTGCCCTGCGTAATGTGGACGTGCGCATCCTGCGCCCGGAACGGGCGGACCATATTCTGGTAAAGCTCTCCTCCTTCACCTTCCTGCGGGACCTGGATACGTACGGCATCCAGGTCTGGGCCTATCAGAAAGGGTTCCTGCACCAGAAGGTGATCCTGATGGATGACGACATCGCCACCGTGGGCACCGCCAACCTGGACAACCGCTCCCTGGCGCTGAACTTTGAAATCACCGCCGTCATCCACTCCCCCGCCGTCTGCGCGGAGGTGAAGGAGATGCTGGAGAAGGATTTTGCCTCCTCCAAAAAGGAATCCCTGGAGGATTACAACAACAAATCCCTGGGGTTCAAGATGCTCTGCAACCTGGCCCGGCTGATGGCTCCCGTGCAGTAG
- a CDS encoding Eco57I restriction-modification methylase domain-containing protein produces the protein MNDGTHNPDVLSCLVNLSNDEVLTPPEIANAMLDLLPQELFSDPSVTFLDPCCKSGVFLREIAKRLNKGLEAKIPDREERLAHIFKKQIFGIAITELTSLLARRGVYCSKFPNGPYSVVHFDNAEGNIRYKHLPHSWSGRKCVFCGASSAAYGEQARKKGTESHAYEFIHTNHPSTLFHMNFDVIIGNPPYQLSDGGDTEERRRGGAIPLYHLFIQQAKKLNPCYLIMIVPSRWFSGGRGLDQFRNEMLSDKRLVQIVDYSDSSECFPGVEIKGGISYFLWNRAHQGDCLVKNIRHGAIQTMRRPLLEKDCETFIRYNEAIPILRKVLQVSQKSIKSLISSQKPFGFRTYVKGSKERMPDSVILYANNHVGFVNRDEISQNTAWVDKYKVFISSAYGAGEDFPHQILNKPFLGEPGSCCTETYLVIGPFNNKEEAEHVMSYIRTKFFRFIVLLKKNTQHAAARVYSFVPMQDFSKAWTDEELYAKYSLTEEEISFIESMIRPMEGD, from the coding sequence ATGAACGACGGCACCCATAACCCCGACGTGTTGAGCTGTCTGGTCAATCTTTCCAATGATGAGGTGCTTACGCCACCGGAGATTGCCAACGCCATGCTGGATCTGCTGCCACAGGAGCTTTTTTCTGACCCATCCGTCACTTTTCTGGACCCCTGCTGTAAGAGCGGCGTCTTTCTGCGGGAGATCGCCAAACGGCTCAACAAGGGACTGGAAGCCAAAATCCCGGATCGTGAAGAACGTCTGGCACATATTTTCAAAAAACAGATCTTCGGCATCGCCATTACGGAGCTGACGTCCCTCCTCGCCCGCCGTGGCGTGTATTGCTCCAAATTCCCCAACGGCCCCTATTCCGTCGTTCATTTCGACAATGCCGAGGGCAACATCCGTTACAAACACCTCCCCCACTCCTGGAGCGGTAGAAAATGTGTCTTTTGCGGTGCCTCCTCGGCCGCCTATGGAGAACAAGCCCGAAAGAAGGGAACGGAAAGCCACGCTTACGAATTCATCCACACAAACCATCCGAGCACCCTGTTTCACATGAACTTTGATGTCATCATCGGCAATCCTCCTTATCAGCTCAGCGACGGTGGCGATACGGAGGAACGACGCAGAGGCGGAGCTATTCCCCTTTATCATCTATTTATTCAACAAGCCAAAAAGCTCAATCCCTGTTATTTGATAATGATTGTTCCATCCCGCTGGTTTTCCGGAGGGAGAGGACTTGATCAATTCCGGAATGAAATGCTGAGTGATAAGCGGCTTGTGCAAATCGTGGATTATTCGGACTCTTCCGAATGTTTTCCTGGGGTAGAAATCAAGGGTGGTATTTCCTATTTCCTTTGGAATCGGGCTCATCAAGGTGATTGTCTAGTTAAAAACATCAGACATGGAGCAATTCAGACCATGCGTCGACCGTTGTTGGAAAAAGACTGTGAAACATTTATTCGCTATAATGAGGCCATTCCGATTTTGAGAAAGGTTCTTCAGGTTAGTCAAAAAAGCATCAAATCTCTTATCAGCAGTCAAAAGCCTTTTGGGTTCAGAACTTATGTGAAAGGCTCCAAAGAAAGGATGCCTGATTCCGTTATTCTTTATGCTAATAACCATGTGGGATTTGTGAACAGGGATGAGATATCTCAAAATACGGCATGGGTTGATAAATATAAAGTTTTCATTTCTAGTGCGTATGGAGCAGGTGAAGATTTTCCTCATCAGATTCTGAACAAGCCCTTTTTGGGGGAACCGGGCAGTTGCTGCACAGAAACCTATCTGGTCATTGGCCCTTTTAACAATAAGGAAGAAGCTGAGCATGTAATGAGCTACATCAGAACAAAATTCTTCCGTTTTATAGTACTCCTAAAAAAGAATACCCAGCACGCTGCTGCTCGGGTCTATTCCTTCGTGCCGATGCAGGACTTCAGCAAGGCGTGGACGGATGAAGAACTCTATGCCAAGTATAGCTTAACAGAAGAAGAAATAAGCTTCATCGAAAGCATGATCCGCCCGATGGAAGGAGACTGA
- a CDS encoding restriction endonuclease subunit M, protein MSPSTQTSFQIKSRERVADHGEVFTPDWLVNDMLKLVDREVERIDSRFLEPACGEGSFLAPILLRKLATVRRQYSKSPADYEFRAVLALMSIYGVELLVDNVCACRERLLTLWLAEYEQRLKRPPSAECLATVHFVLERNILNGNALSMKKVDASAQDTQEPIIFSEWSAVTGPLIKRRDFRQDELLRDQDARNSLEQAKGELSLEYVPKSPVREFPPTDYRKLPEAES, encoded by the coding sequence ATGTCTCCCTCCACCCAAACTTCTTTTCAGATCAAATCCCGTGAACGGGTAGCGGATCACGGGGAAGTATTTACCCCTGACTGGCTGGTGAATGACATGCTCAAATTGGTGGATCGAGAAGTGGAACGCATTGACAGCCGCTTTCTGGAACCGGCATGCGGAGAGGGCAGCTTCCTGGCTCCCATCCTGTTGAGGAAACTGGCAACCGTCCGCCGGCAATACAGTAAATCCCCGGCAGATTATGAGTTCCGTGCCGTTCTGGCTCTCATGTCTATCTACGGGGTGGAACTGCTGGTGGATAACGTCTGCGCCTGCCGGGAACGCCTGCTGACCTTGTGGCTGGCAGAATATGAACAGCGCTTAAAACGTCCACCCTCTGCGGAATGCCTGGCAACCGTCCACTTTGTTCTGGAACGCAATATTCTTAACGGCAACGCCCTGAGCATGAAAAAAGTGGATGCATCCGCTCAGGATACTCAGGAGCCTATCATCTTTTCCGAATGGTCTGCCGTTACGGGCCCCCTCATCAAACGCCGGGATTTCCGCCAGGATGAACTCCTGCGTGATCAAGACGCCCGGAATTCCCTGGAACAGGCAAAAGGTGAACTTTCCCTGGAATACGTTCCCAAATCCCCGGTAAGAGAATTTCCCCCGACGGATTATCGCAAACTCCCGGAAGCAGAGTCATGA
- a CDS encoding MFS transporter, with product MLQEQPRQDSFRWMILFMLFAATTINYLDRQILSILKPILDQELGWTDAQYGMIMSIFQASYAVGLTMFGWIIDKYGARMGFAISIIWWSVGALSHAFAVGVKSMGLSRVILGLGEGGNFPASIKTVTNWFSSGERVFATTLFNSGANVGALVAPATIPFIAAAWGWQSAFIAAGVLGFIWVIFWLRMPKNPRVKLAEESAALAQAEKEEARASIPWRKLLAYRQSWSLILVRFLTDPIWWFFLFWLPDFFSKHFGYNIKESALPLIVIYALVTVLSILGGTLTKFLANRGWSLNKVRKISMLIFACCVVPVIFVQYFDMWTIVAVLGLAGGAHQAWSASVYTLGSDMFPKSDVASITGLSGMAGQIGSVLFQTAVGLTLSWFAAQGNASHGYDIIFMVCGSAYLAAFVIFTLIIPNIKMVSPREN from the coding sequence ATGCTCCAGGAACAACCAAGGCAGGACTCCTTCCGGTGGATGATTCTCTTCATGCTCTTTGCGGCGACGACGATCAACTACCTGGACCGCCAGATTCTTTCCATCCTGAAACCCATTCTGGACCAAGAACTGGGCTGGACGGACGCCCAGTACGGCATGATCATGTCCATCTTCCAGGCTTCCTACGCGGTGGGCCTGACCATGTTCGGGTGGATTATCGACAAATACGGCGCGCGGATGGGCTTTGCCATTTCCATCATCTGGTGGAGCGTGGGCGCGCTTTCCCATGCCTTTGCCGTAGGCGTCAAATCCATGGGCCTCAGCCGCGTTATCCTGGGGCTGGGGGAAGGCGGCAACTTCCCGGCGAGCATCAAGACGGTGACCAACTGGTTCTCCTCCGGGGAGCGCGTGTTCGCCACCACCCTGTTCAATTCCGGCGCGAACGTGGGAGCGCTGGTGGCTCCGGCCACCATCCCGTTCATTGCCGCCGCGTGGGGGTGGCAGTCCGCCTTTATTGCCGCGGGCGTTCTCGGCTTTATCTGGGTGATATTCTGGCTCCGGATGCCGAAGAACCCGCGCGTGAAGCTGGCGGAGGAATCCGCCGCCCTGGCGCAGGCGGAAAAGGAGGAAGCCAGGGCCTCCATTCCGTGGAGGAAATTGCTGGCTTACAGGCAGTCCTGGAGCCTCATCCTCGTGCGCTTCCTGACGGATCCCATCTGGTGGTTCTTCCTCTTCTGGCTGCCGGATTTCTTCAGCAAGCACTTTGGCTATAACATCAAGGAATCCGCCCTGCCGCTGATCGTCATTTACGCCCTGGTAACCGTACTGAGCATTTTGGGCGGCACCCTGACCAAATTCCTGGCAAACCGTGGATGGAGCCTGAACAAGGTCAGGAAAATCTCCATGCTCATCTTTGCCTGCTGCGTGGTTCCGGTGATCTTCGTCCAGTACTTTGACATGTGGACCATCGTGGCGGTGCTGGGGCTGGCGGGAGGCGCGCACCAAGCGTGGTCCGCCAGCGTGTACACGCTGGGTTCCGACATGTTCCCGAAGTCGGACGTGGCCTCCATTACCGGCCTTTCCGGCATGGCGGGGCAGATCGGCAGCGTGCTGTTCCAGACGGCGGTGGGCCTGACCCTGTCCTGGTTTGCCGCCCAGGGAAATGCCTCCCATGGGTACGACATCATCTTCATGGTCTGTGGAAGCGCCTACCTGGCGGCCTTCGTCATCTTTACCCTGATCATTCCCAATATTAAAATGGTGTCTCCCCGGGAAAACTGA